The following coding sequences lie in one Maylandia zebra isolate NMK-2024a linkage group LG14, Mzebra_GT3a, whole genome shotgun sequence genomic window:
- the tsen34 gene encoding tRNA-splicing endonuclease subunit Sen34 isoform X1, translating to MEALSCGERRLGSEEEYAAPAVGVSLCDSAPLVWRMQDLRAVRAQGLVGALLGSLPRTPRQNGRLGRPLLLLPEEEGLLRERRAAAALPDRCQQDWGGAELRQKHEEEEKRSFEEQSVLALEDRKLALLRAMTGAESGATSADEALRRRLQALDQNFTFPQSAMAVQLSTARAGLSYCPEARAFLQAYGPTGAEPRCDARYQVFRDLRGRGFYLTSAGKFGGDFLVYPGDPLRFHAHFIAVCVSLDESVCLLDVLAVARLGSNVKKTVLLCSPGPDARVCYTSLQWSGMI from the exons ATGGAGGCGCTGTCCTGCGGGGAGCGGCGTCTGGGCTCTGAGGAAGAGTACGCCGCCCCAGCTGTGGGAGTGAGTTTGTGTGACTCCGCCCCGTTGGTGTGGAGGATGCAGGACCTGAGGGCTGTTAGGGCTCAAGGCCTGGTGGGGGCACTCCTGGGGTCGCTGCCCCGAACGCCCCGACAGAACGGGCGCCTGGGTCgaccgctgctgctgctgccggagGAGGAGGGGCTGCTGAGGGAGCGCCGCGCCGCTGCAGCCCTGCCGGACCGCTGCCAG CAGGATTGGGGGGGGGCGGAGCTCCGTCAGAAgcacgaggaggaggagaagaggagctTTGAGGAGCAGAGCGTCCTCGCACTGGAGGACAGGAAGTTGGCGCTGCTCCGAGCTATGACAG GTGCAGAGTCTGGCGCTACAAGTGCAGATGAAGCCCTGCGGCGCCGCCTGCAGGCTCTGGACCAGAACTTCACCTTCCCGCAGTCAGCAATGGCAGTCCAGCTGAGCACGGCGAGGGCGGGGCTAAGTTACTGTCCTGAAGCTCGAGCCTTCCTGCAGGCCTACGGGCCAACTGGGGCTGAGCCCCGCTGTGACGCCAGGTACCAGGTGTTCAGAGACCTACGGGGGCGGGGCTTCTACCTGACCTCAGCAGGAAAGTTTGGAGGAGACTTCCTGGTGTATCCAG GTGACCCTCTGCGGTTCCACGCTCACTTTATCGCcgtctgtgtgtctctggatGAGTCCGTGTGTTTGCTGGATGTCCTCGCCGTGGCTCGTCTGGGATCCAACGTGAAGAAGACGGTCCTTCTGTGTTCGCCGGGGCCAGACGCCAGGGTCTGCTACACGTCGCTTCAGTGGAGCGGGATGATTTAA
- the tsen34 gene encoding tRNA-splicing endonuclease subunit Sen34 isoform X2, whose translation MEALSCGERRLGSEEEYAAPAVGVSLCDSAPLVWRMQDLRAVRAQGLVGALLGSLPRTPRQNGRLGRPLLLLPEEEGLLRERRAAAALPDRCQDWGGAELRQKHEEEEKRSFEEQSVLALEDRKLALLRAMTGAESGATSADEALRRRLQALDQNFTFPQSAMAVQLSTARAGLSYCPEARAFLQAYGPTGAEPRCDARYQVFRDLRGRGFYLTSAGKFGGDFLVYPGDPLRFHAHFIAVCVSLDESVCLLDVLAVARLGSNVKKTVLLCSPGPDARVCYTSLQWSGMI comes from the exons ATGGAGGCGCTGTCCTGCGGGGAGCGGCGTCTGGGCTCTGAGGAAGAGTACGCCGCCCCAGCTGTGGGAGTGAGTTTGTGTGACTCCGCCCCGTTGGTGTGGAGGATGCAGGACCTGAGGGCTGTTAGGGCTCAAGGCCTGGTGGGGGCACTCCTGGGGTCGCTGCCCCGAACGCCCCGACAGAACGGGCGCCTGGGTCgaccgctgctgctgctgccggagGAGGAGGGGCTGCTGAGGGAGCGCCGCGCCGCTGCAGCCCTGCCGGACCGCTGCCAG GATTGGGGGGGGGCGGAGCTCCGTCAGAAgcacgaggaggaggagaagaggagctTTGAGGAGCAGAGCGTCCTCGCACTGGAGGACAGGAAGTTGGCGCTGCTCCGAGCTATGACAG GTGCAGAGTCTGGCGCTACAAGTGCAGATGAAGCCCTGCGGCGCCGCCTGCAGGCTCTGGACCAGAACTTCACCTTCCCGCAGTCAGCAATGGCAGTCCAGCTGAGCACGGCGAGGGCGGGGCTAAGTTACTGTCCTGAAGCTCGAGCCTTCCTGCAGGCCTACGGGCCAACTGGGGCTGAGCCCCGCTGTGACGCCAGGTACCAGGTGTTCAGAGACCTACGGGGGCGGGGCTTCTACCTGACCTCAGCAGGAAAGTTTGGAGGAGACTTCCTGGTGTATCCAG GTGACCCTCTGCGGTTCCACGCTCACTTTATCGCcgtctgtgtgtctctggatGAGTCCGTGTGTTTGCTGGATGTCCTCGCCGTGGCTCGTCTGGGATCCAACGTGAAGAAGACGGTCCTTCTGTGTTCGCCGGGGCCAGACGCCAGGGTCTGCTACACGTCGCTTCAGTGGAGCGGGATGATTTAA
- the dgkd gene encoding diacylglycerol kinase delta isoform X2, producing MEDWMTALRSIQNRQNYESTQYSMDHFSGMHNWYACSHARPTYCNVCREALSGVTSHGLSCEVCKFKAHKRCAVRATNNCKWTTLASIGKDIIEDEDGVSMPHQWLEGNLPVSAKCTVCDKTCGSVLRLQDWRCLWCKAMVHSSCKEQLSSKCPLGQCKVSVIPPTALNSIDSDGFWKASCPPSCTSPLLVFVNSKSGDNQGVKFLRRFKQLLNPAQVFDLMNGGPHLGLRLFQKFDTFRILVCGGDGSVGWVLSEIDMLTLHKQCQLGVLPLGTGNDLARVLGWGSACDDDTQLPQILEKLERASTKMLDRWSIMVYETKFPRQHSASTVTEDCSDDSEVQHILTYEDSVAAHLSKILTSDKHSVVISSAKVLCETVKDFVARVGKAYEKNTESSEESEAMAKKCGVLKEKLDSLLKTLNEESQASSVLPPAPPPTIAEEQEEVEGLVLPPLHLPPPPHFLPISTCSSRPTPSTSSSSVVAAAIFKPREQLMLRANSLKKAIRQIIEHTEKAVDEQNAQTQQQVFSLSRAEEEGLVEEDEEEDTEEDKTSLHSSYSSKHRGARRVSKTPCEKLISKGSLPLGSSASLPVQTGSRDNMPMLNTKILYPGSLSNSSVISRLLVNADPFSCDPDNMDCYTEKCVMNNYFGIGLDAKISLDFNNKRDEHPEKCRSRTKNMMWYGVLGTKELLHRTYKNLEQRVLLECDGRPIPLPSLQGIAVLNIPSYAGGTNFWGGTKEDDTFTAPSFDDKILEVVAVFGSMQMAVSRVINLQHHRIAQCRTVKITILGDEGVPVQVDGEAWIQPPGYIKIIHKNRTQTLTRDRAFESTLKSWEDKQKCEFPRAPPQPPLSSQPEIVSEEEATLISEFGQAAGVLIHSIREVAQSHQSMEQELAHAVNASSKAMDVVYADSKSSRALSCSVVIQMVSNIKALVSETELLLSGKMSMQLDPPQQEQLNAALSSVAQQLPRLADVPWLCPVIDPSDHEGPLTDFSKRSRGAKFRLVPKFKKEKNNKNKETCATFSLPVHQWGTEEVGAWLDFLSLTEYKDIFIGHDVRGAELIHLERRDLKDLGVTKVGHMKRILQGIRELNRSSSASEA from the exons ATGGAGGATTGGATGACGGCGCTGCGCAGCATCCAGAACAGACAGAATTATGAG tcCACCCAGTATAGCATGGACCACTTCAGTGGGATGCACAACTGGTACGCCTGCTCCCACGCCAGACCCACGTACTGCAACGTGTGCAGGGAGGCTCTGTCAGGGGTCACGTCACACGGCCTCTCCTGTGAAG tgtgtaaaTTTAAGGCTCACAAACGGTGTGCAGTCAGAGCCACCAACAACTGTAAATGGACAACGCTAGCTTCTATCGGGAAGGACATCATTGAGGACGAGGACGGG GTGTCGATGCCTCATCAGTGGTTGGAGGGAAACCTGCCGGTGTCGGCCAAGTGCACCGTGTGTGATAAAACGTGCGGCAGTGTGCTGCGGCTGCAGGACTGGAGGTGTCTGTGGTGTAAAGCAATG GTGCACTCCAGCTGTAAGGAGCAGCTGTCCTCCAAGTGTCCCCTTGGTCAGTGCAAAGTGTCCGTCATCCCTCCGACGGCACTCAACAGCATCGACTCAGACG GTTTCTGGAAGGCGTCGTGTCCTCCGTCCTGCACCAGTCCTCTGTTGGTCTTTGTTAACTCTAAAAGTGGAGACAATCAGGGTGTGAAGTTCCTGCGGCGCTTCAAGCAGCTGCTGAACCCGGCGCAGGTGTTTGACCTGATGAATGGAGGGCCTCACCTGGG tctGCGGCTGTTTCAGAAGTTCGATACCTTCAGGATCCTGGTGTGTGGAGGAGATGGCAGCGTTGGCTGGGTGCTGTCTGAGATCGATATGCTCACGCTGCACAAGCAG TGTCAGCTCGGCGTTCTTCCTCTGGGGACCGGGAATGACCTTGCCCGGGTTCTGGGCTGGGGTTCGGCCTGCgacgatgacacccagctcccTCAAATTCTGGAGAAACTGGAGAGAGCCAGCACCAAGATGCTTGACAG GTGGAGCATCATGGTCTATGAGACTAAGTTTCCACGGCAACACTCTGCATCCACTGTCACCGAGGACTGCAGCGATGACTCTGAG GTCCAGCACATTCTCACGTATGAGGACTCAGTGGCTGCTCACCTGTCCAAGATCCTGACCTCTGACAAGCACTCGGTGGTTATCTCCTCGGCCAA AGTTCTCTGTGAGACGGTGAAGGACTTTGTGGCCCGGGTTGGTAAAGCTTACGAGAAGAACACGGAGAGTTCGGAGGAGTCAGAGGCCATGGCCAAGAAG TGCGGTGTGCTGAAGGAGAAGTTGGACTCGTTGCTGAAGACTCTAAATGAGGAGTCTCAGGCGTCCTCTGTGCTCCCTCCAGCTCCTCCCCCAACCATCgctgaggagcaggaggaggtggagggacTTGTGCtgcctcctcttcatcttcctcctcctccccactTTCTGCCCATTTCCACCTGCTCTTCACGCCCCACCccttccacctcctcctcctctgtggtaGCAGCTGCCATTTTTAAACCTCGAGAACAGCTGATGCTGAGAGCCAACAGTCTGAAGAAGGCCATCCGGCAGATCATTGAGCACACTGAGAAAG cgGTGGACGAGCAGAACGCTCAGACTCAGCAGCAGGTCTTCTCTCTGAGCCGGGCCGAGGAGGAGGGTCTGGTGGAGGAGGACGAAGAGGAGGACACCGAGGAGGACAAGACGTCCCTGCACTCGTCCTACAGCTCCAAGCATCGTGGCGCTCGCAGAG tcAGTAAGACGCCCTGTGAGAAGCTCATCAGCAAAGGCAGCCTACCACTGGGCAGCTCCGCATCACTTCCTGTCCAGACAGGAAGCCGGGACAACATGCCTATGCTCAACACAAAGATCCTGTATCCAG gctCGCTGTCCAACAGCTCCGTCATCAGCCGATTGTTGGTCAACGCCGACCCGTTCAGCTGCGACCCCGACAACAT ggacTGCTACACTGAGAAGTGTGTCATGAACAACTACTTTGGCATCGGACTAGATGCCAAAATCTCTCTGGACTTCAACAACAAGCGAGACGAACATCCAGAGAAGTGCAG GAGTCGCACCAAGAACATGATGTGGTATGGAGTCCTAGGAACCAAGGAGCTGCTGCACAGAACCTACAAGAACCTCGAGCAGAGAGTCCTTCTGGAG tgtgatGGTCGGCCAATCCCTCTGCCCAGTCTGCAGGGAATCGCTGTCCTGAACATCCCGAGCTACGCAGGTGGGACCAACTTCTGGGGAGGAACCAAAGAGGACGAT ACCTTCACAGCGCCGTCCTTCGATGATAAGATCCTGGAGGTGGTGGCCGTTTTTGGCAGCATGCAGATGGCCGTGTCCCGAGTCATCAACTTGCAGCACCACCGCATCGCTCAG TGTCGGACAGTGAAGATCACAATCCTGGGCGACGAGGGTGTCCCGGTTCAGGTGGACGGGGAAGCGTGGATCCAGCCTCCGGGGTACATAAAGATCATCCATAAGAACCGGACCCAGACCCTGACCCGAGACCGA GCATTTGAGAGCACCCTGAAGTCCTGGGAGGACAAACAGAAGTGCGAGTTTCCCCGGGCGCCGCCTCAGCCACCACTGTCCTCCCAGCCTGAGATCGTCTCCGAGGAAGAGGCGACACTCATAAGCGAGTTCGGTCAGGCAGCTGGAGTGCTCATCCACAG CATCCGTGAGGTCGCTCAGTCTCACCAGAGCATGGAACAGGAACTGGCTCACGCTGTCAACGCCAGTTCAAAGGCCATGGACGTAGTCTACGCCGACTCCAAGAGCTCCAGG GCTCTGAGCTGCAGCGTGGTCATTCAGATGGTCAGCAACATCAAAGCTTTGGTCAGTGAGACTGAACTTCTCCTGTCTGGAAAGATGTCCATG CAGCTGGATCCTCCTCAGCAGGAACAACTGAATGCAGCTCTGAGTTCTGTGGCTCAGCAGCTCCCCCGCCTGGCTGATGTTCCCTGGTTGTGTCCAGTCATTGACCCATCAGACCATGAG GGTCCACTGACAGATTTTTCAAAGCGCAGTCGGGGCGCCAAGTTCCGCCTCGTCCCAAAGTTCAAGAAGGAGAAGAACAACAAGAACAAAGAAACATGTGCCACGTTCTCTCTGCCAG TTCACCAGTGGGGGACAGAAGAGGTGGGGGCATGGCTGGACTTTCTGTCTCTCACTGAGTATAAAGACATCTTTATTGGTCACGACGTCCGTGGAGCTGAGCTCATCCACCTGGAGAGGAGGGACCTAAAG GACCTCGGCGTGACGAAGGTGGGCCACATGAAGAGGATCCTGCAGGGCATCAGAGAGCTGAACAGGAGCAGCAGTGCCAGCGAGGCCTAG
- the dgkd gene encoding diacylglycerol kinase delta isoform X1, with product MAEAGGPDSAAARCPDESSDSEPEQEPGTPQKLIRKVSTSGQIRSKTVLKEGNLLKQTSSFQRWKRRYFKLRGRTLYYAQTAKSIIFDEVDLTDASVAESSTKNVNNSFTVITPCRRLILCADNRKEMEDWMTALRSIQNRQNYESTQYSMDHFSGMHNWYACSHARPTYCNVCREALSGVTSHGLSCEVCKFKAHKRCAVRATNNCKWTTLASIGKDIIEDEDGVSMPHQWLEGNLPVSAKCTVCDKTCGSVLRLQDWRCLWCKAMVHSSCKEQLSSKCPLGQCKVSVIPPTALNSIDSDGFWKASCPPSCTSPLLVFVNSKSGDNQGVKFLRRFKQLLNPAQVFDLMNGGPHLGLRLFQKFDTFRILVCGGDGSVGWVLSEIDMLTLHKQCQLGVLPLGTGNDLARVLGWGSACDDDTQLPQILEKLERASTKMLDRWSIMVYETKFPRQHSASTVTEDCSDDSEVQHILTYEDSVAAHLSKILTSDKHSVVISSAKVLCETVKDFVARVGKAYEKNTESSEESEAMAKKCGVLKEKLDSLLKTLNEESQASSVLPPAPPPTIAEEQEEVEGLVLPPLHLPPPPHFLPISTCSSRPTPSTSSSSVVAAAIFKPREQLMLRANSLKKAIRQIIEHTEKAVDEQNAQTQQQVFSLSRAEEEGLVEEDEEEDTEEDKTSLHSSYSSKHRGARRVSKTPCEKLISKGSLPLGSSASLPVQTGSRDNMPMLNTKILYPGSLSNSSVISRLLVNADPFSCDPDNMDCYTEKCVMNNYFGIGLDAKISLDFNNKRDEHPEKCRSRTKNMMWYGVLGTKELLHRTYKNLEQRVLLECDGRPIPLPSLQGIAVLNIPSYAGGTNFWGGTKEDDTFTAPSFDDKILEVVAVFGSMQMAVSRVINLQHHRIAQCRTVKITILGDEGVPVQVDGEAWIQPPGYIKIIHKNRTQTLTRDRAFESTLKSWEDKQKCEFPRAPPQPPLSSQPEIVSEEEATLISEFGQAAGVLIHSIREVAQSHQSMEQELAHAVNASSKAMDVVYADSKSSRALSCSVVIQMVSNIKALVSETELLLSGKMSMQLDPPQQEQLNAALSSVAQQLPRLADVPWLCPVIDPSDHEGPLTDFSKRSRGAKFRLVPKFKKEKNNKNKETCATFSLPVHQWGTEEVGAWLDFLSLTEYKDIFIGHDVRGAELIHLERRDLKDLGVTKVGHMKRILQGIRELNRSSSASEA from the exons gtgatcACGCCCTGTCGGCGCCTCATCCTTTGTGCAGACAACAGGAAGGAAATGGAGGATTGGATGACGGCGCTGCGCAGCATCCAGAACAGACAGAATTATGAG tcCACCCAGTATAGCATGGACCACTTCAGTGGGATGCACAACTGGTACGCCTGCTCCCACGCCAGACCCACGTACTGCAACGTGTGCAGGGAGGCTCTGTCAGGGGTCACGTCACACGGCCTCTCCTGTGAAG tgtgtaaaTTTAAGGCTCACAAACGGTGTGCAGTCAGAGCCACCAACAACTGTAAATGGACAACGCTAGCTTCTATCGGGAAGGACATCATTGAGGACGAGGACGGG GTGTCGATGCCTCATCAGTGGTTGGAGGGAAACCTGCCGGTGTCGGCCAAGTGCACCGTGTGTGATAAAACGTGCGGCAGTGTGCTGCGGCTGCAGGACTGGAGGTGTCTGTGGTGTAAAGCAATG GTGCACTCCAGCTGTAAGGAGCAGCTGTCCTCCAAGTGTCCCCTTGGTCAGTGCAAAGTGTCCGTCATCCCTCCGACGGCACTCAACAGCATCGACTCAGACG GTTTCTGGAAGGCGTCGTGTCCTCCGTCCTGCACCAGTCCTCTGTTGGTCTTTGTTAACTCTAAAAGTGGAGACAATCAGGGTGTGAAGTTCCTGCGGCGCTTCAAGCAGCTGCTGAACCCGGCGCAGGTGTTTGACCTGATGAATGGAGGGCCTCACCTGGG tctGCGGCTGTTTCAGAAGTTCGATACCTTCAGGATCCTGGTGTGTGGAGGAGATGGCAGCGTTGGCTGGGTGCTGTCTGAGATCGATATGCTCACGCTGCACAAGCAG TGTCAGCTCGGCGTTCTTCCTCTGGGGACCGGGAATGACCTTGCCCGGGTTCTGGGCTGGGGTTCGGCCTGCgacgatgacacccagctcccTCAAATTCTGGAGAAACTGGAGAGAGCCAGCACCAAGATGCTTGACAG GTGGAGCATCATGGTCTATGAGACTAAGTTTCCACGGCAACACTCTGCATCCACTGTCACCGAGGACTGCAGCGATGACTCTGAG GTCCAGCACATTCTCACGTATGAGGACTCAGTGGCTGCTCACCTGTCCAAGATCCTGACCTCTGACAAGCACTCGGTGGTTATCTCCTCGGCCAA AGTTCTCTGTGAGACGGTGAAGGACTTTGTGGCCCGGGTTGGTAAAGCTTACGAGAAGAACACGGAGAGTTCGGAGGAGTCAGAGGCCATGGCCAAGAAG TGCGGTGTGCTGAAGGAGAAGTTGGACTCGTTGCTGAAGACTCTAAATGAGGAGTCTCAGGCGTCCTCTGTGCTCCCTCCAGCTCCTCCCCCAACCATCgctgaggagcaggaggaggtggagggacTTGTGCtgcctcctcttcatcttcctcctcctccccactTTCTGCCCATTTCCACCTGCTCTTCACGCCCCACCccttccacctcctcctcctctgtggtaGCAGCTGCCATTTTTAAACCTCGAGAACAGCTGATGCTGAGAGCCAACAGTCTGAAGAAGGCCATCCGGCAGATCATTGAGCACACTGAGAAAG cgGTGGACGAGCAGAACGCTCAGACTCAGCAGCAGGTCTTCTCTCTGAGCCGGGCCGAGGAGGAGGGTCTGGTGGAGGAGGACGAAGAGGAGGACACCGAGGAGGACAAGACGTCCCTGCACTCGTCCTACAGCTCCAAGCATCGTGGCGCTCGCAGAG tcAGTAAGACGCCCTGTGAGAAGCTCATCAGCAAAGGCAGCCTACCACTGGGCAGCTCCGCATCACTTCCTGTCCAGACAGGAAGCCGGGACAACATGCCTATGCTCAACACAAAGATCCTGTATCCAG gctCGCTGTCCAACAGCTCCGTCATCAGCCGATTGTTGGTCAACGCCGACCCGTTCAGCTGCGACCCCGACAACAT ggacTGCTACACTGAGAAGTGTGTCATGAACAACTACTTTGGCATCGGACTAGATGCCAAAATCTCTCTGGACTTCAACAACAAGCGAGACGAACATCCAGAGAAGTGCAG GAGTCGCACCAAGAACATGATGTGGTATGGAGTCCTAGGAACCAAGGAGCTGCTGCACAGAACCTACAAGAACCTCGAGCAGAGAGTCCTTCTGGAG tgtgatGGTCGGCCAATCCCTCTGCCCAGTCTGCAGGGAATCGCTGTCCTGAACATCCCGAGCTACGCAGGTGGGACCAACTTCTGGGGAGGAACCAAAGAGGACGAT ACCTTCACAGCGCCGTCCTTCGATGATAAGATCCTGGAGGTGGTGGCCGTTTTTGGCAGCATGCAGATGGCCGTGTCCCGAGTCATCAACTTGCAGCACCACCGCATCGCTCAG TGTCGGACAGTGAAGATCACAATCCTGGGCGACGAGGGTGTCCCGGTTCAGGTGGACGGGGAAGCGTGGATCCAGCCTCCGGGGTACATAAAGATCATCCATAAGAACCGGACCCAGACCCTGACCCGAGACCGA GCATTTGAGAGCACCCTGAAGTCCTGGGAGGACAAACAGAAGTGCGAGTTTCCCCGGGCGCCGCCTCAGCCACCACTGTCCTCCCAGCCTGAGATCGTCTCCGAGGAAGAGGCGACACTCATAAGCGAGTTCGGTCAGGCAGCTGGAGTGCTCATCCACAG CATCCGTGAGGTCGCTCAGTCTCACCAGAGCATGGAACAGGAACTGGCTCACGCTGTCAACGCCAGTTCAAAGGCCATGGACGTAGTCTACGCCGACTCCAAGAGCTCCAGG GCTCTGAGCTGCAGCGTGGTCATTCAGATGGTCAGCAACATCAAAGCTTTGGTCAGTGAGACTGAACTTCTCCTGTCTGGAAAGATGTCCATG CAGCTGGATCCTCCTCAGCAGGAACAACTGAATGCAGCTCTGAGTTCTGTGGCTCAGCAGCTCCCCCGCCTGGCTGATGTTCCCTGGTTGTGTCCAGTCATTGACCCATCAGACCATGAG GGTCCACTGACAGATTTTTCAAAGCGCAGTCGGGGCGCCAAGTTCCGCCTCGTCCCAAAGTTCAAGAAGGAGAAGAACAACAAGAACAAAGAAACATGTGCCACGTTCTCTCTGCCAG TTCACCAGTGGGGGACAGAAGAGGTGGGGGCATGGCTGGACTTTCTGTCTCTCACTGAGTATAAAGACATCTTTATTGGTCACGACGTCCGTGGAGCTGAGCTCATCCACCTGGAGAGGAGGGACCTAAAG GACCTCGGCGTGACGAAGGTGGGCCACATGAAGAGGATCCTGCAGGGCATCAGAGAGCTGAACAGGAGCAGCAGTGCCAGCGAGGCCTAG